In Thermanaerothrix sp., the DNA window AGGCGGAACGGACTTGAGATGGAGCGGGCCATGTTCGAAGCCACCGGCGGGGTGAACACCCACAAGGGGTTGATCTTCGCCCTGTCGCTGTGGGTCTACGGGGCGGGCAGTTGCGCAATCAATGGGTTGCCGCTGGACGTGGCCCTCATGGGCTCCGCCGCGGCGGGACCAGCGGCGGGCCTTGTGGAGAGGGAACTTAGGCCATTGAAGGACGGTCCTGGTAGAAAACCGCATCTCACCCACGGGGAAAGGCTTTACCTGGAACACTCGGTCACCGGCATAAGGGGTGAGGCGGAGGCGGGATTCCCCACGGTGGTTAATCGCGTGTACCCGGCGGTCAAGGAATGGCTTTCCAAGGGGGCATCCCTTAACAACGCGGCCCTCATGGGGCTCCTTTCCGCCATGGAGGCTTGCGAGGACAGCAACGTGATACACCGGGGAGGATACGAATTCTGGAACGGAGCCTACAGACAGGCGGTTAGAAACGCCCTCCGGGAGTTCAGCCCCCTGTCAGGGGACTACTCCCCAATCATGCGGCTTGACCTTGAGCTAAAGGAGGCCGGAGTAAGCCCCGGGGGTGCGGCGGATCTTCTTGCCTGCGGGCTATTTGCCCTTATGCTGGCGGACAAAGAGTTGATAACTCAAACAAACGGACATATACTGCTAGATAACATCAAGCGAAATGGGGGTGATTAGATGAGCCTTGGCATGAGGGTAAAGACCCTTCGACTGGCCAAGGGGCTCACTCAGCAGAAGCTGGCGGACATGATAAACGTCAGCCGAATATACGTTCAAGCCATAGAGAGCAACCGCAGGAAGCCCTCCATGGACCTTCTTGAGCGGTTGGCGGAGGCGTTGGACGCCACCCCGGCGGACCTGATGAGGGCCCCATCCGACGGAGGGGGCAGGATGCAGCTGGAGGAGGTTTTGTCGTCCGGAGAGGTGGAGGTCTGGTACAGGAGCAGAAAGCTCTCCCCCAAGGACATGAAGCGCATCCACCGGCTGGTGGAAACTGTTCTAGAGGAATGGGATGAGGAAGAGGAAGGAGACCGAGTTTAAGGGGGGTTCCATGGGCTGCCGTATGGACTTTCCGTCTCCGCCGGAGGAGCTGCCCCGGTGGGCATTGGAGGAGGCCAAGAGGTGGCAGAGGAAGGACGAGTTCGACGTGTTGGTCATGGCGGAGGAACTGTGCGGCCGCTCCCTTGAGGTTCGGTACACTGAGCTGCCCGACGGCATGTGGGGGTTTCACATCTGCAGGACCTCCAGGGGGGCCATACTGATAAACTCGTCCCTCCCCCCCTTCTGGAGGCGCTTTACCCTCTTCCACGAGGTGTACCACATAATCCACCACCCCAAGGGGCAGGCATTCTTCGATAGGACCCTTCAACCCCTAAGCCGCTTTGAGCAGGAGGCGGACCACTTTGCCTGGGCCGCGGTATGGCCCGAGTGGATAGAGGGGGACTACCGGGACTGGTGATATACCCTACCTTGAAGGCAGGAGGTGCTATCCTTTGGCATCTTTGGAAACCGTGCGGAAACTCTTTGAGCCCCCCAACGTTGGTGGCGTTACGCTTACCTGCCGTTTCGTGGCCTCCGCCATGACAACCGAGGCTTTTAAGCCATGGCCCTCCGACAGGGCCCTTAGGTTTTACCGTTCCATTGGGGCGGGTGGCGCCGGAGCGGTAATAACCGGTGAGTTCCAGGTGGACAGGCTGGAGAGCGACAAGGCCCACAGAGACGGCTTCGTAGGGTTTGTGGAACGGCTGAGCGCTCTCTTAAGGGATGTGAGCTGCCCCCTGGTAGTTCAGCTGGGACACTCAAGCCACAGGACACACAACGTGCCCCAATTCATGGGGCCCAAGGGACCGCTTCCCGGCGAGGTGGACCCGCTCAGGGTGGCCCAGGCGTTTGGCCGCTTCGCCCAAAAAGCTTTTGAGGCGGGAGCCTCGGCGGTGCAGATCCGTTGCTGCCACGGGAGCCTCCTGGACTCTTTCTTAACGGCTCAACCTAACCCACCGGGCATCAAGAACCCCTGGGAGCCGGCGGCAATGGTCCTTGACACGTGTCTTCCCCATGGACCCGTATGGGTCAAGGTTGGGTTAGGAGAGGAGGTACCGGAGGGCTACGGGGTTGAAGAGGGGCTCACGCTTGCGCTGGAGCTGGCGAAGAGAGGCGCACACCTCATAGAGGTCACCTCCGGCACGTTTGCATCAAAGCCTCCCCTTGGGACGTTGAGGCTTGGGGTATCATCGGGGGAAAGCGAAGCCCACTTGGCGCCGCAGTGCCGCCGTCTTTCGACGGCCCTAAGGGAACTCAAACTCAACACCCACGTGATGCTGTCAGGCGGCATTAGGAGCATTGAGCGCGCCGCGGATCTGCTTGAGGAGGGCGTCTGCTCGGCGGTTTCAATGGGAAGGCCCTTCATAGCGGAATCGGATCTGGTGAACCGCTGGAAGGAAGACGACCGCCGGCCCTCCGCGTGCTTCTCGTGCAACGCCTGCGTGGCGAATGGCGTTGAATTTGCAACCTGTCCCGTCATGAGGGAAAAGGAAGAGAACTTTTGGAACTTGAGAAGCCCCGATTGACCTAAAAAACTCAAAATTTAGAAACTTCAAATCCATTGGATTGACAATCATAACCCACAAGTTTAAACTTACTAGCGGAGGGTAAGCGTGATACCTAAAGCTTGACGCAAAAATCACATAAAAACCTTGACTCTTCTTGTTTCTCACGCTGTCACAAAGAAGCGCCAAAGCCAGGGCTTTAGAGGCACCCTTTTACGGCGTCCGCCGTGGCCCAAGGGGCATAAAAGAGACGAAGGAGTGGGTATCATGTCATTGGAAGACAAGCTGTCGGAAGTGGGACTGAACTTGAGATCCTCCATCATCAGGGAGCTTTTGAAGTTCGCCGCCTCTCCGGAGGCCATATCCTTCGGCGGAGGAGTCCCGGACCCTAACACCTTCCCCCGTCACGAGCTGGCCCAGATAGCCAAGGAGGTAATCGAGCAGGATTACTCCTACACGCTGCAGTACAACACCACCGAAGGGGACGACCTCTTAGCTCAGGAGATGGCCAAGCTGCTCCACAGGACCTACGGCATCGACGGAATCCAGAGGGATCAGATGCTATTCACCACCGGCTCGCAGCAGGCCCTGGACCTCATGGCTCGTATATTCCTCGACAAGGACAGCATATGCTTCATGGAGTTCCCCGCGTACCTTGGGGCGGTGAGCGCCTTCAGGATGTCGTTCCCAAGGTTCGAAACCGTTCCAATTGAGGACGACGGCATGGACGTGGACTACCTTGAAAGGCGCCTTAAGGAGATCGACGCCCAGGGGGAGATAAACAAGGTAAAGTTCATTTACACCGTCCCCAACTTCCACAACCCCGCCAGCGTCACCATGAGCCTTGAGAAGCGCAAGCGGCTCATAGAGATCTGCGACCGCTACGACATCCTCATCCTTGAGGACGACCCCTACGGGATGCTCCGTTTCAGCGGGGAACCCCAGCCCTCCCTTTACAGGCTTGCGGGCCCCGATCGGGTGGTCCTGCTTAACACCTTCAGCAAGGTTCTTACCCCAGGGCTTAGGATCGGCGTGATCCTGGGCAGGTCCGACATAGTGCGCAGGGCCACCATGGCCAAGCAGGCCATGGACCTCTGCTGCCCCAGCCTTACTCAGCGCATAGCCGCGCGGTACCTGAACCGCTACGACATAGTGGAGCAGATAAGGCCCGGCATAGAGCTTTATCGCTCCAAGAAGGACACCATGATAAAGGCCCTGAACGAGGATTTCTCGGTCATAGAGGGCGCCAAGTGGATAGACCCGGAGGGCGGCCTTTTCGTTTGGATCACCCTGCCCCAGGGTTTCGACACCATAGGGATGTTCGACGTGGCGAAGTCCAAGAACGTCTACTACATACCCGGCGAGGCGTTCTCCATCGAAAAGACCCCGTCCACTTCCATGAGGCTGTCCTTCTGTCTGCCGCCGGAGGGGAAGATAGTCGAGGGCGTAAGGCGCCTTAGGGACGTCATCGTGGAGTACGGCAAGCAAAAGGGGCTGATGTAGCATGAAGATATTGGTCATCAATCCCGGATCCAGCAGCACCAAGGTCGCCATCTTCAACGGCAAGGAGAAGGTGGCGCAGGAGAACTTGAGCCACCCGGCGAACGAACTGGATCGCTACGAATCACTCATGGACCAAAGGGAGCTCCGGGAGAAGGCCATATCGGATTTCCTAACCAGGAACGGCCTTTCGGTTGATCAGCTGGACGCCATAGCAGCCCGGGGAGGGATACTGCCCCCGCTGGAGAGCGGCACGTACCAGGTCAACCATGAGATGGAGGATTACCTCCTCCACCACGCTAAAGTCCAGCATGCCTCAAACCTCGCGGCGGTCATAGGCCTTGACATGGCCCGGAAGGCCAAGAAGGAAGTACCGGTGTACGTGACCGACCCGGTCAGCGTGGACGAGATGGAGGACGTGGCAAGGATCTCGGGGATAAAGGACCTTGAGAGAAAGTGTCTGTCCCACATATCCAACATGCGGGTGGTGGGCATCAAGGTGGCGGAAGAGGAGCTCAAGGCGCCATTTCATGAGACCAACATGGTGATAGCCCACCTGGGGGGCGGCATATCGGTGGCCCCCTTTGAAAAGGGGCGCATGTTCGACGTTAACAACGCCAACGACGAGGGCCCCTTCAGCGTGGAGCGCTCCGGGGAACTGCCGGTGGGAGACGTGGTGAAGACGGCCTACTCCGGCAAGTACACCAAGGATCAGCTGAAGAAGACCTTCGTCGGCAAGGGGGGACTGGTGGCTTATCTTGGGACGAACGACCTAAGGGAGGCGTTCAAGATGTCTCAAGAGGACCCCAAGGCCCTGGAGGTTATCGAGGCCATGGCTTACCAGATAGCCCAGGAGATAGGGGCCATGTGCGTGGCCCTCAAGGGCAAGGTGGACTGCATTGTCATAACCGGCGGCATGGCCCACAGCGGCGACTTCATCAACATGATACGAAGCTACGTGGACCGGTTCGCTAAGGTGTTCGTAGTTCCCGGGGAGATGGAGATGGAGGCTCTGGCCTACGGAGCCCTCCGGGTCATGACCGGCCAGGAGAGGGCCCGGTCCTGGACGTTCAAGGCTTAGCCCTTGGCGTGTCGGCAACGAACCATAAGAAGGCGGTGCTGAAGGATGAAGATACTGGTCATAAATCCCGGCTCCACTAGCACCAAGGTGGCGGTATTTGAGGGAGAGGAGGTTTTGGCCTCCAAGACCCTGCGCCACTCGTCGGAGGAGCTCAGCCCCTTTAAGAGGCTCACGGATCAGTTCGAGTTCAGGACCCGTATAATAGAGGCCTTCCTGGAGGAGTCCAACGTGAGCCCCAAGGACCTGGCGGCGGTGGTGGGAAGAGGAGGGCTTCTGGATCCCATATCCTCAGGGGGAACCTACAAAATCACCGAGGACATGTTGGAGGACCTGAAGGCCGGCAAGAACGGGGAACATGCGTCCAACCTGGGGGCCCTCATCGCCTATCAGTTCACCAAGTCCTTCGGGATCCCATCGTTCATCGTGGATCCGGTGGTGGTGGACGAGATGGAGGAGCTGGCCCGTTATTCCGGTCATCCAATGTTTAAACGGCGCTCCATATTCCACGCACTTAACCAGAAGGCCACCGCCAGGATCGCCGCTGAGAAGCTTGGGAAGGCTTACGAAGAGGTAAACCTGGTGGTGGTTCACATGGGAGGCGGCATATCCGTGGGCGCCCACCGGAAGGGACGGGTGGTCAACGTGAACAACGCGTTGGATGGAGACGGCCCCTTCACCCCGGAGCGCAGCGGCACGCTGCCCCTCACCCAGCTCATAGACCTTTGCTACAGCGGCAAGTATACCCTGGACCAGATGAAGAAAAAGATAAAGGGTTCCGGCGGCATGGTGGACTACCTGGGCACCAACGACGGCATGGAGGTGTCAAGGCGCATAGAACAGGGCGACAAGGAGGCCTTGCTGATATACAAGGCCATGGCCTACCAGACCGCCAAGTGGATCGGCAAGATGGCAGCGGTTTTGAAGGGGCAGGTGGACGGCATCGTCCTTACCGGCGGCCTTGCCTATGACAACGATTACATGGTCCCTTGGATAAAGGAGATGGTGGAGTTCATAGCCCAGGTGTTCGTCTTCCCCGGCGGCGACGAGGAGCGGGCCCTTGCCATGGGAGGGCTCCGGGTTCTAAGGGGAGAGGAGACGCCAAAGGTCTACTCCCAGATGAAGTTCCAAGGCTAGGGGTGCTAGTGTGACGGAGCTTAGGAAAAACTACGCGTTCATCGGGCTCTTCGGAAGCGGGAAGACCGAGATGGCCATAAACTGGGCCCTGCATCTTAGGCAGCAGTGGCCCAAGGTGGCCATAGTGGACGGGGACATAATATCCCCCTATTTCAGGAGCCGGGATGTGGCGGAAGAGCTGGAGGTTTTGGGGCTTACACCGGTATATCCCCAAGGATCTCTTCGGAATGGGGATCTTCCGGTGATAACCGGCGCTGCCAGGGGCTATCTGGAGCGCCAGGAGTACAAGACCGTGATAGACGTTGGGGGAGAAGAGGGGGGCATCGTGGTCCTGGGGTACCTGAAACCCCACCTCGGGGACTGCGAGATATCCATGGTGGTAAACGTGGCGCGCCCCTTCTCCTCCACCGTGGACGGCATAACAAAGGCACTGGATGACCTAACCAAGGTGGCGGACATAAGGGTTGATTACCTGATAAACAACCCCAACCTCTCAAAGGAGACCACATTGGACCTCATCCTTCGTGGGGAGGAAGTGCTTGAAGAGGCCTCCAGGAGGCTTGGCATCCCGGTCAAGTTCACGGTGGTCCCGGACTTCATAGAACCCAAGGGGCTGCGGTTCCCGGCTTTTCCCATAAGGCGCTTCATGAGGATGGAAATATAGAAAGGCACATCAAGCACGGAGGTGTTGTTGGTATGGCAAAGGCCAAGGGCAAGATTGATATCGACCAGGACAGGTGTAAGGGGTGCGGTCTATGCGTGAGCGTCTGCCCCATGAAGGTCATCGAGTTCGGTGACTCGTTCAACGCCAAGGGGTATCATCCCGCGGAGGCCAAGCACCTGGACAAGTGCATCGGCTGTGGTTTCTGCTACAACATATGTCCCGACGTGTGCATAACCGTCTACAAGGAAACGGCGGACAACGCTTAAGGGGCGCTTAGGGATAACACCTAAAAGGATTGGGAGGGGAACTCATATGGCCGAGAGAGTTTTGGTAAAGGGAACGGAAGCCATGGGGGAGGCCGCCGTAAGGGCCGGTTGCAGGCTGTTTTTCGGTTACCCCATAACGCCCCAGAACGAGCTTCCTGAGTACATGTCCAAGCGGATGCCGGAGGTAAACGGCACCTTCCTCCAGACCGAGAGCGAGGTGGCCACCATCAACATGGTATACGGGGCCGCCTGCACCGGCACCCGGGTCATGACGTCCACATCGTCCCCCGGCTACAGCCTAATGCAGGAGGGCGTTTCCTACATGGCCTGCGCAGAGCTGCCGGCAGTGCTTGTGAACGTGGTGCGCGGCGGACCCGGCCTTGGGGACATACAGCCCGCCCAGGGTGACTACTGGCAGGCCACCAAGGGGGGTGGACACGGAGACTACAAGCTGATAGTCCTGGCCCCCTCCACCGTGCAGGAGGCAGTGGATCTCACGGTGCTTGCCTTCGATCTGGCGGACAAGTACCGAAACCCCACGTTGATAATCGCCGACGGAGTGATAGGCCAGATAATGGAGCCCGTCACCTTCCCGGATTTCATGGACCTGTCAGCCCTTCCGAGCCACAGCAACTGGGCTCTTACCGGCGCCTCGGGAAGGGATAAGAGGATTGTGGCCCCCTTTGACCTGGATCCCTACAGGCTTGAGCAGATGAACCTGGCACTGGTGGCCAAGTACGAGCGGATGGAACAGGAGGAGGTCCGCTGGGAGGAGTACCTCACGGAGGATGCGGATGTGATCATAACCGCCTTCGGCACCGTGGCCAGGATCGCCAAGAGCGTGGTCGATCAGGCCCGCTCCAGCGGCATAAAGGCGGGGCTTTTCCGCCCCATAACCCTGTGGCCCTTCCCCTACAAGAGGCTTGAGGAGCTGGCCAAGGGCAAGAAGCTCATCTTGGACGCGGAGCTCAACATGGGACAGATGTTGGAGGACGTTAAGATGGCGGTTAAGGACCATGCCCCCGTGGAGTTCTTCAAGCGCATGGGCGGAGTGGTGCCCACCCCCGACGAGATCCTAAACGCCCTAAACTCGAAGCTGGGGAGGTAATTGAGCCATGACTTTTCAGGTTGTTATGAAGAGGCCCGACAGCCTCACCATGAAGGAGTTCACCTACTGTCCCGGCTGCACCCACGGGGTGATCCATCGGCTGGTGGCGGAGGTGCTGGACGAGCTAGGCATAAGGGAGAAGACCGTAACGGTGGCTCCCATAGGTTGTTCCGTCTTCGCTTACGAGTTCTTCGATACCGACGGGACCATAGCGGCCCATGGCAGGGCCCCCGCAGTGGCCACCGGAATAAAGAGGGCCAGGCCGGACCTTTACGCGTTCACCTACCAGGGTGACGGGGATCTTGCGGCCATAGGTACCGCGGAGATAATCCACGCCGCAAACCGTGGGGAGAAGATCACCACCATCTTTGTTAACAACGCCATATACGGGATGACCGGAGGCCAGATGGCCCCCACCACCCTGCTTGGGATGAAGAGCACCACAACCCCCTACGGCAGGAAGGCGGAGAACGATGGTTTCCCCTTGAGGGTTTCCGAGCTCATAAAGGAGACCCGCGGAGTGGCTTACCTGGCCCGCACCAAGGTCAACACCCCCCAGGACATACGCAAGACCAAGGATGCGATAAGAAAGGCCTTCCTCGCCCAGGTAAGGGGGCTTGGCTTCGGGATGGTGGAGGTCCTCTCCACCTGCCCCACCAATTGGGGCATAGATCCCGTCAAGTCGCTCAAGTGGCTGGAGGAGAACATGGTTCCCGAGTATCCCTTGGGAGTATTCGTGGACAAGGTGGGTGAGTAACCGATGAACACTCGGATGATCTTCGCTGGATTCGGGGGGCAGGGAGTCATGCTCATGGGGCAGATAATATCCCTGGCAGGCATGTTTGAGGGCAAGCACGTCACCTGGATGCCCTCCTACGGCCCGGAAATGCGCGGGGGTACCGCCAACTGCACGGTGGTGATAAGCGATGAGCCCGTGGCCTCACCGGTCACCAACGACGCGGAAGTGGTGGTGGCCATGAACATCCCTTCCCTCACCAAGTTCGAGCCCGCGGTAACTCCCAAAGGGCATCTTCTGATCAACCAGTCGGTTATAGATCGGGAGCCCCAGAGGAAGGACATCGTGTCAGTTAAGGTCCCCTGCAACGAGATAGCGGACCAGCTGGGGAACCTCAAGGTGGCCAACATGGTCATGCTGGGCGCCGTGGCGGGAGCCACCGGCGTCGTCTCCATGGACAGCATAGTCAAGGCCCTGGAGAAGAAGCTCTCCGCCGGCGGCAAGGCATCCCTCATAGAGGTGAACAAGAACGCCATCGAGCGGGGGTATCAGATGGCCAAGGAAGCGGTTTCCGCTTAAAAGCTGAAACATTAAACGACAAAGCCAAGGGCCCCTTCTCCGTTGAGGAGGGGCCCTTCTTCTTTTACAGCCCAAAGGTGTCAACTGTAGACAACGAACCAAAAGGGAAAATCAGTTTCCTTGGCATATGCCATGGTATATAATGTACAGGAAAACTTGAACGGAAACCCCGTTAAGGTTTACTAAAGTCCCCAATATCTCACCCCAATGGTAGAAACCATGGGGTGAGGCCGTGCCTTCAAGAGGTTTCAAGAGGTCAAAGCACCTCCAAGCCGATGGCGCCGTAAGGGCCCCTTTGAAGGTAGGGACTAACAGGTTCGTAAATCCCACTGATAACGGAAGGGGTGTCAACATGGACAGTGCCCAGCTTCAGGCGCTGATGATGGAACGGGTGGAAACCATGCCCAACAAGGCAAGGCGTGTGGTTGAGTACTTGCTGTCGAACATGCGGGAAGCGGCTTTCAGATCCATAGGGGACGTGGCGGAGGACCTCAACGTCTCCAAGGCCCAGCTGGTGAGGGTGGCCAGGATGCTCGGGTTCGAAGGCTATTCAGAGCTCAAGGACGCACTGCAGAAGGCCATCCTTGAGCAGGTGAACCCCGCCGCCATGCTGGCCAAGGTATCCAGCTCGGAGGAGAGCCTGCCGGACACCATATACCGCATGGAACACGCAAACCTGGACGACACTTGGTCCCAGCTGTCAGCCGCAAGCGTGTCCACCTTTTGCGATATGGTTCAGCGGGCGCGAAACATATACTGCATCGGCTGGGGCATATCCTCCATGGTGGCGGAATCCCTTCAGGTACGGCTTAGGGTTATGAACTTAAACTCCTTCCTCCTTAAGCGGGGAACTTTAACGCTGCATGAGCAGGTGCGGGTGGCGGGCAAGGAGGATCTGCTGGTGGTCTGCGAACTTCCCAGCTACGTGGTGGAGGTCACCGAATCCGTGGAGACCGCCCACAACAACGGCTGCAAGGTTATATCCATAACCGACAGCCCCGCAGCGCCGGTTTGCAGGTTCGCGGAGCTATCCATGTACGTCTCCGCCTCCTCCCCCACCTTCGGAAGCAGCATAATAGGCCCGCTCTTCCTGGTGCACGTGATAACATCCGTCCTGGCGATCCGCATGGGAGACCGGGCAAAGAAAGCCTTGGAGGAACAAGCCAAGTTCCTGCACGACGAGCGCATCTTCCACCCGGTGTTCGGCCTCAGATACTGATTGCATCAAAAGATCAAGGGCGGGAGACTCCCCATCCCGCCCTTGAAACCTGTGGTCACCAATGGACCGTCCCAACTACTTTAACCCTTCGTGCAGCATCTCCTTGGGTCAATCCCCTACGGTCAAGGACTCCCCCGGGGACAATACGACGGTCTCTGCCTCTGCCCCCACCAATTGAGCAAACCGTTTAGGATCCGCTTTTATGGGAGGGAACGTGTCATAGTGCATGGGAACCACCTTCCGGGGCTTTATCATGCTCACCGCCCTTACGGCATCCTCACAGTCCATCACGTAAAATCCGCCGATGGGCAACAGGGCCAGATCTATGCCCTCCTGGGCTAAAAGCCCCATGTCAGCGGTAAGCCCCGTGTCCCCCGCGTGGTACACCTTTACCCCACAGGCCTCTATCACAAAGCCGCAGGCCACACCTCCGTAGGCCACCGTATCCCCTTCGTCAACCCCGGAGCCGTGAAGGGCCTTCACCATCCGGACGCTGCCAAAGGGCATAGGAGTCCTTCCGGCAAAGTACATCCCCATGGTCCTAACACCCCGGCGGCCAAGGATGAGGGACAACTCATAGTTGCACACCACCGTGGCTCCGTATTCCTTTGCCATGGCCACGGTGTCCCCCAGGTGGTCCCCGTGGCCATGGGTCACGAAGATCCACTGGGGCCTTATTCCTTCAATCCCCCTGGCCACGGGGTTGCCGCTTATGAAGGGATCCACCAGGGCGCCGAAGGAATCCCCCTCCAGGTAAAAGGCCGCATGTCCAAGAAACCTGACGGAAAGCAAAGACAACACCTCCTGTCCTGGGATTAGCGTACCACCTTGCAAGCTTTAATCAAACAATCAAATAATCAAATCTGGAAGGCGGTCAATCCGCCGCGTCATCTCCTTTGAACGTGCTGGCTATGTATAGCTCATCCAGCTGTGACTTATCAACCCACGAAGGGGCTCCCGACAGCAGGCACTGAGCCCTTTGGGTCTTGGGGAAAGCCATGACCTCCCTTATGGACTTGGCTCCGCAGAGCATCATTACCAGCCGGTCGAAACCGAGGGCAAGCCCTCCGTGGGGAGGAGTTCCGTAGGAGAGGGCGTCCAACAGGAATCCGAACCGATCCCTCAGCTGCTCCTCCGAGAAGCCCAACACCTTGAACACCCTCTCCTGCACCGCTGGATGGTGTATCCTTATGGACCCCCCTCCAACTTCGCTTCCGTTCAGCACCAAGTCGTAGGCCCGGGATCTCACCGCCAGGGGATCGGACTCCAGGATGCCAAGGTCCTCCTGCTTGGGAGAGGTAAAGGGATGATGTACCGAGACGTAGCGGCCCTGATCTTCGTCCCACTCGAAAAGCGGGAAGTCCACCACCCAAAGGAAACGCCATCCCTCCTCCACCAACCCAAGGGACCGGGAGGCCTCAAGCCTTATGGTGCCAAGGACCTCGCAGGCCAGGCGCCAGGACTTATCCGCTAAGACCAGGAGGGCATCGCCCTCTTCCAGGGCCGACAATTCCAGAAGCCTCTGCTTTGTTCCGTCATCCATGCCCTTCACAAAGGGCCCCTTAAGCCCCTCATGGGTGCGCTGTATGACCGCCAAGCCCTTAGCCCCAAGCTCAATGGCTCGGGCCTCAAGGTTGGACGCGTCCTTCCTGGACAGCTTGGCGCCACCCTGGAGCCTAAGCCCCTTCACAGAACCGCCCTCATCCACCAATGCCTTCAAAGGAGAGCCCTCAAAGGCCATGACGGACGATAGGTCCACCATATGGGACGGTATCCGCAAATCCGGCTTATCGCTTCCGTAAAGATCCATGGCCTCCCGCCATGTGATTCGCTTGAAGGGGGTTGGGATATCCTCCCCCAGCACGTGGGAGAACAGCCCCTTGATGTAGCCTTCAAGCAGGGAAAACACGTCCTCCTCGGTTATGAAGCTCATCTCCAGGTCCACCTGGGTGAACTCCGGCTGGCGGTCCGCCCTTAAATCCTCATCGCGGAAACATTTGACTATCTGGAAGTACCGGTCGCATCCGGCCACCATGAGTATCTGCTTGAATATCTGGGGCGACTGCGGGAGGGCAAAGAACTTGCCGGGGTTTACCCTGCTGGGAACCAAAAAGTCCCTTGCCCCTTCCGGGGTGGACTTGGTGAGCATGGGGGTCTCCACCTCAAGGAAACCGTTCTGGGACAGGTAGCTCCTGGTGAACAGCGCGGCTTTACCTCGCACCCTCAGGTTATGCTGCATCTTATCGCGCCTTAAGTCCAAGAAGCGGTGCTTAAGCCTCAGGTTCTCATCAACCCTGTCCGCCTCGTTTATCTCGAAGGGAAGGGGCTTGGAGGGTGCCAGCACCTGAATGTCCTCCGCCACCACCTCCACTTCCCCGGTGGGCATATCGGGATTCTCGGTGCCCTCGGGCCGCCGGCTTACGCGACCCTTCACGGCAAGCACGTACTCGCTTCTCACGTCCTTGGCCTTCTCGTGGGCGGAGGGCGCCACCTCGGGGTTTATCACCACCTGGACAAGGCCGGTATAGTCCCACAGCTCAAGGAATATTATCCCACCAAGATCCCTGCGGCGTCTGAGCCATCCGTTCAAAACCACGGCATCGCCGGTCAGGGACGGCCCCACCTCACCACACTTAACGGTCCTCTTCCAAGACTCCCCGAAGAGACCCTCTGAAACGGACATCCTACCTTACCTCCCCTGCTGTCTTAAAGATAACCTCCGCCGCCGCTGCAATAGGCACTTCCTGCTGGGTGCCCTGCCCCATGTCCTTGAGGGCCACCACGGACTTCTCAAGTTCATTGCGGCCGATTATGCAAACCCACGGGACCTCCTTCTGGGAAGCCAGTTT includes these proteins:
- a CDS encoding triphosphoribosyl-dephospho-CoA synthase → MKSRADHLSTMIGCAAAWASATEVLICPKPGLVDPSDPGCHDDMDWTHFLLSCSALAGFWSRQAQVGLMGMTGEAALGTLRRNGLEMERAMFEATGGVNTHKGLIFALSLWVYGAGSCAINGLPLDVALMGSAAAGPAAGLVERELRPLKDGPGRKPHLTHGERLYLEHSVTGIRGEAEAGFPTVVNRVYPAVKEWLSKGASLNNAALMGLLSAMEACEDSNVIHRGGYEFWNGAYRQAVRNALREFSPLSGDYSPIMRLDLELKEAGVSPGGAADLLACGLFALMLADKELITQTNGHILLDNIKRNGGD
- a CDS encoding helix-turn-helix domain-containing protein, producing the protein MSLGMRVKTLRLAKGLTQQKLADMINVSRIYVQAIESNRRKPSMDLLERLAEALDATPADLMRAPSDGGGRMQLEEVLSSGEVEVWYRSRKLSPKDMKRIHRLVETVLEEWDEEEEGDRV
- a CDS encoding ImmA/IrrE family metallo-endopeptidase; the protein is MRKRKETEFKGGSMGCRMDFPSPPEELPRWALEEAKRWQRKDEFDVLVMAEELCGRSLEVRYTELPDGMWGFHICRTSRGAILINSSLPPFWRRFTLFHEVYHIIHHPKGQAFFDRTLQPLSRFEQEADHFAWAAVWPEWIEGDYRDW
- a CDS encoding PLP-dependent aminotransferase family protein, whose translation is MSLEDKLSEVGLNLRSSIIRELLKFAASPEAISFGGGVPDPNTFPRHELAQIAKEVIEQDYSYTLQYNTTEGDDLLAQEMAKLLHRTYGIDGIQRDQMLFTTGSQQALDLMARIFLDKDSICFMEFPAYLGAVSAFRMSFPRFETVPIEDDGMDVDYLERRLKEIDAQGEINKVKFIYTVPNFHNPASVTMSLEKRKRLIEICDRYDILILEDDPYGMLRFSGEPQPSLYRLAGPDRVVLLNTFSKVLTPGLRIGVILGRSDIVRRATMAKQAMDLCCPSLTQRIAARYLNRYDIVEQIRPGIELYRSKKDTMIKALNEDFSVIEGAKWIDPEGGLFVWITLPQGFDTIGMFDVAKSKNVYYIPGEAFSIEKTPSTSMRLSFCLPPEGKIVEGVRRLRDVIVEYGKQKGLM
- the buk gene encoding butyrate kinase — encoded protein: MKILVINPGSSSTKVAIFNGKEKVAQENLSHPANELDRYESLMDQRELREKAISDFLTRNGLSVDQLDAIAARGGILPPLESGTYQVNHEMEDYLLHHAKVQHASNLAAVIGLDMARKAKKEVPVYVTDPVSVDEMEDVARISGIKDLERKCLSHISNMRVVGIKVAEEELKAPFHETNMVIAHLGGGISVAPFEKGRMFDVNNANDEGPFSVERSGELPVGDVVKTAYSGKYTKDQLKKTFVGKGGLVAYLGTNDLREAFKMSQEDPKALEVIEAMAYQIAQEIGAMCVALKGKVDCIVITGGMAHSGDFINMIRSYVDRFAKVFVVPGEMEMEALAYGALRVMTGQERARSWTFKA
- the buk gene encoding butyrate kinase; protein product: MKILVINPGSTSTKVAVFEGEEVLASKTLRHSSEELSPFKRLTDQFEFRTRIIEAFLEESNVSPKDLAAVVGRGGLLDPISSGGTYKITEDMLEDLKAGKNGEHASNLGALIAYQFTKSFGIPSFIVDPVVVDEMEELARYSGHPMFKRRSIFHALNQKATARIAAEKLGKAYEEVNLVVVHMGGGISVGAHRKGRVVNVNNALDGDGPFTPERSGTLPLTQLIDLCYSGKYTLDQMKKKIKGSGGMVDYLGTNDGMEVSRRIEQGDKEALLIYKAMAYQTAKWIGKMAAVLKGQVDGIVLTGGLAYDNDYMVPWIKEMVEFIAQVFVFPGGDEERALAMGGLRVLRGEETPKVYSQMKFQG
- a CDS encoding ferredoxin family protein, translating into MAKAKGKIDIDQDRCKGCGLCVSVCPMKVIEFGDSFNAKGYHPAEAKHLDKCIGCGFCYNICPDVCITVYKETADNA